One Stigmatopora argus isolate UIUO_Sarg chromosome 20, RoL_Sarg_1.0, whole genome shotgun sequence genomic region harbors:
- the rbm4.1 gene encoding RNA-binding protein 4.1, whose protein sequence is MVKIFVGNLSPETTADELRSLFSQYGKIAECSILKSFGFVHMDSKAEAEEAIRNLHQYQLNGQAMNVELSRAKTKGSTKLHVGNIACTNQELRAKFEEYGSVVECDIVKNYAFVHMERMEDAMEAIHQLDNTAFKGKLMSVKLSTSRLRTAPGMGDRSGCYRCGQEGHWSKECPLDQNGFHRNGSEPNSDGFDATRFDQNRAFQAGFSGADTEFGAGYAAVPGVSRGGAHGANAAAFRAGPGFENAARYAAHPGYGVSATAAAYQGDGTYYGAVPGFPVRRSPYEERDPYGVVDYYGKYRANMYGAGYYEEQRAATTPAPALPATTPVRAAASSIEAYQCPQVPAAPVTVPSYHARDRSPIRRVAAAAAAAEGEGYTYPPGSQIPTVGRFQ, encoded by the exons ATGGTGAAAATTTTCGTGGGGAACCTGTCGCCCGAGACCACGGCGGACGAGCTGCGCTCGCTCTTCTCCCAATACGGCAAGATCGCCGAGTGCTCCATTCTGAAGAGTTTCGGATTCGTGCACATGGACAGCAAGGCCGAGGCGGAGGAGGCCATCCGCAACCTCCACCAGTATCAGCTGAACGGCCAGGCCATGAACGTGGAGTTGAGCCGAGCCAAAACCAAGGGCTCCACCAAGCTCCACGTGGGCAACATCGCCTGCACCAACCAGGAGCTGCGAGCCAAGTTCGAAGAGTACGGCTCGGTGGTGGAGTGCGACATAGTTAAAAACTATGCCTTTGTGCACATGGAGCGCATGGAGGACGCCATGGAGGCCATTCATCAATTAGACAACACGGCTTTTAAAG GGAAACTGATGAGCGTGAAGCTTTCGACTAGCCGCCTCCGTACTGCGCCGGGAATGGGAGACCGATCGGGTTGTTATCGTTGCGGGCAAGAAGGCCACTGGTCCAAAGAGTGCCCCCTAGATCAAAACGGCTTCCACAGAAACGGCTCAGAGCCAAACTCTGATGGATTCGATGCCACCCGATTTGATCAGAACCGGGCGTTTCAAGCGGGCTTCAGCGGCGCGGATACGGAGTTCGGCGCCGGCTACGCCGCCGTGCCGGGCGTTTCCCGTGGCGGCGCTCACGGCGCCAACGCGGCGGCGTTCAGAGCGGGTCCGGGCTTCGAGAACGCGGCCAGGTACGCCGCGCACCCAGGTTACGGCGTGTCCGCCACCGCGGCCGCGTACCAGGGCGACGGCACGTACTACGGCGCCGTACCGGGCTTCCCGGTGCGCCGTTCGCCTTACGAGGAGCGAGATCCGTACGGAGTCGTGGACTACTACGGGAAGTACAGGGCCAATATGTACGGCGCCGGTTATTACGAGGAGCAACGCGCCGCGACCACGCCTGCTCCAGCGCTGCCCGCCACCACGCCTGTTCGCGCGGCGGCGTCTAGCATCGAGGCGTATCAGTGCCCCCAGGTTCCTGCTGCACCGGTCACCGTCCCTTCGTACCACGCACGCGACCGGAGTCCGAttcggagagtcgccgccgccgccgctgccgccgagGGCGAAGGATACACGTATCCGCCGGGTTCGCAGATCCCCACCGTCGGCCGCTTCCAATAA